From Butyricimonas paravirosa, one genomic window encodes:
- a CDS encoding lipopolysaccharide biosynthesis protein has product MGSIKKELLSGVFYTAIAKYSGILISLIITGVLARLISPDKFGIVAVVTVITFFFSIFSDLGIGAAIIQNKELQQKDLNQLFSFTVWSGCILTLLFFLCSWPISFFYKEPSMKAITQLLAINLFFASANIVPNALLYKAKAFKFLAWRSLGVQVSGGIIAILAALGGAGLYTLIINPILSSILLFIISYQKYPQTLEMTWGIPSIRKIFKFSAYQFMFNIINYFSRNLDKLLIGKYMGMSPLGYYEKSYRLMMLPLQNITHVITPVMHPIFSDYQHDLNHLANSYEKIIRLLAFIGLPLSVFLWFSAREITLMVFGEQWMPSVSIFQILSISVGIQIIMSTSGSIFQASNDTKSLFLCGLFSSIINVAGICVGLFIFKTLDAIAWCITITFSISFLQCYYQMYYITFRRSIIHLGKQFLSPILLGSIVFLTLFLITPFITPYSLFINLIIKSVVFIGIDLTYIHITKEYNLVKLLKFKA; this is encoded by the coding sequence ATGGGTTCGATTAAAAAAGAGCTACTCTCCGGTGTTTTTTATACAGCCATTGCTAAATATTCAGGTATTCTCATATCATTGATTATTACAGGAGTACTTGCCAGATTAATATCCCCGGATAAATTCGGTATCGTGGCCGTAGTAACGGTTATCACCTTTTTCTTCAGCATATTCAGTGACCTTGGAATAGGAGCGGCTATCATACAAAACAAGGAACTTCAACAAAAAGATCTTAACCAATTATTTTCATTCACGGTATGGAGCGGGTGTATCTTAACACTATTATTTTTCCTTTGCTCATGGCCGATTTCCTTCTTCTACAAGGAACCGAGCATGAAGGCGATCACCCAGCTATTAGCTATAAATCTTTTCTTCGCATCAGCAAACATTGTCCCGAATGCCCTATTGTATAAAGCGAAAGCTTTCAAATTTCTCGCATGGAGAAGTCTTGGCGTGCAAGTAAGCGGAGGTATAATCGCTATTCTGGCAGCTCTTGGTGGGGCAGGACTTTATACTTTAATTATAAATCCCATTCTTTCCAGTATCCTATTATTTATCATATCTTATCAAAAATATCCTCAAACACTGGAAATGACCTGGGGCATCCCTTCTATCCGGAAAATATTCAAATTCTCGGCTTATCAGTTCATGTTCAATATCATCAACTATTTTAGTCGAAATCTCGATAAGCTCCTTATCGGGAAATATATGGGAATGTCACCCTTGGGATATTACGAAAAATCATATCGGCTGATGATGCTTCCTTTACAAAATATCACCCATGTCATCACTCCCGTGATGCACCCCATCTTTTCAGACTATCAGCATGATTTAAATCATCTAGCAAATTCATACGAAAAAATCATCCGTTTACTAGCTTTCATAGGGTTGCCATTATCTGTTTTCCTTTGGTTCTCAGCACGTGAAATCACCTTGATGGTATTCGGAGAACAATGGATGCCCTCTGTATCAATATTTCAAATATTATCTATTTCTGTCGGAATACAAATCATCATGTCTACCTCCGGCTCCATTTTCCAAGCATCCAACGACACAAAGAGCCTATTTTTATGTGGGTTATTCTCATCAATCATCAACGTGGCAGGTATATGCGTCGGATTATTTATTTTCAAAACACTGGATGCCATAGCCTGGTGTATCACGATCACATTTTCAATCAGTTTCCTTCAATGCTATTACCAAATGTATTACATCACCTTTCGTCGTTCCATCATTCATTTAGGGAAACAATTTCTCTCCCCTATCCTACTCGGTAGTATCGTATTTCTAACACTATTTTTAATTACCCCTTTCATAACTCCATATTCGTTATTTATCAATTTGATCATAAAATCAGTTGTCTTTATAGGAATAGATCTAACCTATATTCATATCACAAAAGAATACAATTTGGTGAAACTACTTAAATTCAAAGCATGA
- a CDS encoding glycosyltransferase family 2 protein, with product MNSFKVSVIIPVYNTELYIKQTVESIQKQTLYDIEIIIINDGSTDNSLSLLLELSKQDHRIKIFSQENQGLSISRNTGLEKASGEFVYFMDSDDLLEKDALEICYQKCIAEKLDFVFFDAESFYAENTCPRNYQYQRNLQISDNVWQGTELLKIQDQTGNFRTSACLSFSSSSFLKKNNIRFYPHIIHEDELYTALLYLNATRVKYIQRTFFKRRVRKNSITTRPFSMKNIQGYFTVANELKNYTYSQAAVREIIHNHLSKMLNAAIRNAFKLPAKQRLYIAKCALMDYSKYVNCKTICVLLFKSLLKR from the coding sequence ATGAACTCATTTAAAGTCAGCGTGATTATTCCTGTATACAACACAGAGTTATACATAAAACAAACCGTTGAATCAATACAAAAACAGACATTATATGACATTGAAATCATTATCATAAATGATGGTTCCACAGACAATAGTCTTTCTCTACTCTTGGAACTATCAAAACAAGACCATAGAATAAAAATATTCTCTCAAGAAAATCAAGGTTTATCTATATCCCGCAACACCGGACTAGAAAAAGCATCTGGAGAATTTGTTTATTTCATGGACAGTGATGACCTTTTGGAAAAAGATGCACTGGAAATATGTTATCAGAAATGTATTGCCGAAAAATTAGATTTTGTCTTTTTCGATGCAGAAAGTTTCTATGCTGAAAATACATGTCCAAGAAACTACCAATATCAACGCAATCTGCAAATATCCGATAACGTTTGGCAAGGGACAGAATTGTTAAAGATACAGGATCAAACAGGTAATTTCCGGACATCTGCTTGTCTTAGTTTTTCCAGTTCAAGTTTCCTGAAAAAAAATAATATTCGGTTTTATCCTCACATTATCCATGAAGATGAATTATACACGGCTCTGTTATATTTAAATGCTACACGAGTAAAATATATTCAACGAACTTTTTTCAAAAGACGAGTAAGAAAAAACTCTATCACCACCCGTCCATTTTCAATGAAGAATATCCAAGGATACTTTACCGTGGCAAATGAATTAAAAAACTACACGTATTCACAAGCTGCAGTAAGAGAAATCATTCATAATCACTTATCTAAAATGCTCAACGCTGCCATACGAAATGCGTTCAAACTACCTGCAAAACAACGTCTTTACATTGCGAAATGCGCCCTAATGGACTACTCTAAATATGTGAATTGTAAAACAATTTGCGTGTTACTTTTCAAATCTCTACTAAAAAGATAA
- a CDS encoding acyltransferase, translating to MFDKLKTVIKRNTQIKRFIMWSISPTNNPRPRLWVKWFINPFVHKKGKGAIIRRRKSRIDVFPWNQFSIGNNTIIEDFTTINNGAGNIIIGNNARVGIGSVIIGPVYLGNKVGLGQHVFISGFNHGYEDGERDSNEQALVKKEVIIDDESHIGANSVIVAGVHIGKRCQIGAGSVVTKNIPDYSVAVGNPAKIIKRYNFQNKTWERTQELVPLVNNNSNHI from the coding sequence ATGTTTGATAAATTAAAAACTGTTATAAAAAGAAATACTCAAATTAAGAGATTCATCATGTGGTCAATCTCCCCTACTAATAATCCCCGGCCTCGTCTCTGGGTTAAATGGTTCATTAATCCCTTTGTACACAAAAAAGGGAAAGGGGCAATCATCCGCCGAAGAAAATCACGTATTGACGTGTTCCCGTGGAATCAGTTTTCTATTGGTAATAACACGATTATCGAAGATTTTACAACAATAAATAATGGAGCGGGCAATATCATTATCGGTAATAATGCCCGTGTCGGGATCGGCTCTGTCATTATAGGTCCCGTATATCTAGGCAATAAAGTAGGCTTAGGACAACATGTCTTTATTTCCGGTTTCAATCATGGATATGAAGATGGAGAACGGGATTCTAACGAACAGGCTTTAGTAAAAAAAGAAGTTATCATTGATGATGAGTCCCATATCGGGGCCAACTCTGTCATCGTTGCAGGAGTTCATATCGGTAAAAGATGCCAAATTGGAGCAGGAAGCGTTGTTACCAAAAATATTCCCGATTATTCTGTTGCCGTAGGCAATCCTGCGAAAATTATCAAACGATACAATTTTCAAAACAAAACATGGGAACGGACACAAGAATTAGTTCCCCTTGTCAATAATAATAGTAACCATATTTAG
- a CDS encoding sugar-transfer associated ATP-grasp domain-containing protein, translated as MKNYIPDYFAYYLFYPKSFKERNILCEDKFLFYTICQGLRINQPKTILYTRNNSFLNDQQNIITLQETLEIIQNIPDKKLFIKPRFGVGGTGIHVLNKTNPNTFIDKQKNVIVDLEYIKEIVKQDYIIQAGLTQHTIINEIYPFSINTFRIVTECIDNSKIKILFALLRMGHGGMEIDNATSGGLYTKVNPNTGELYKYALTNNQEKFLAHPYTNFKFEGFHIPFWDKIVEFTLKLAFKFCDIKYIGWDIAYTEDGPVVIEANNGPDISILQDFYGGLKNHFKINSPTDFWYSENYGIKDL; from the coding sequence ATGAAAAATTATATTCCAGATTACTTTGCTTATTATCTGTTCTATCCGAAATCTTTCAAAGAAAGGAATATTCTTTGTGAAGACAAGTTTCTCTTCTACACAATCTGTCAAGGTTTAAGAATAAATCAACCAAAAACAATTCTCTATACTAGAAATAACTCATTTTTAAATGATCAGCAAAATATTATAACTTTACAAGAAACATTAGAAATTATTCAAAATATACCAGACAAAAAACTTTTTATAAAACCAAGATTCGGAGTTGGAGGCACTGGTATTCACGTATTAAACAAGACAAATCCTAATACTTTTATTGATAAACAAAAGAACGTTATAGTAGATCTTGAATACATAAAAGAAATCGTTAAACAAGATTATATCATTCAGGCCGGGTTAACACAACATACCATCATAAACGAAATATACCCATTTTCAATAAATACATTTAGAATTGTAACTGAATGTATTGATAACTCTAAAATAAAAATTTTATTCGCACTATTAAGAATGGGACATGGAGGAATGGAAATTGATAACGCAACTTCAGGTGGTCTTTACACAAAAGTAAATCCAAACACCGGAGAACTCTATAAATATGCCCTAACAAATAATCAGGAAAAGTTTCTAGCACACCCTTATACTAATTTCAAATTTGAAGGATTCCATATTCCATTCTGGGACAAGATTGTAGAATTCACGTTAAAGCTCGCTTTCAAATTTTGCGATATAAAATATATTGGTTGGGACATCGCCTATACCGAAGACGGTCCAGTTGTCATCGAAGCAAACAATGGGCCTGATATAAGTATTTTACAAGATTTCTATGGAGGTCTTAAAAATCATTTTAAAATAAATTCTCCCACAGACTTTTGGTATTCAGAAAACTATGGAATTAAAGACCTATAA
- a CDS encoding flagellar motor protein MotB yields MRIFKSSKEENQWMSISDLMSVLMMIFLFISIVYMRSVNLEKNKITSIAQTYETTQVEITNDLKKEFTKNLQIWNAVLDSLTLSIRFENPEILFKVGSAELNDHFKSILDSFFPRFIQILTDPKYKNDIEEIRIEGHTSSEWAGESSPYQAYFNNMELSQDRTRKVLEYILSQIKDEQLLHWTKSKLTANGLSSSHLIYNPNQTENKERSRRVEFKIKTNAEQQIIRILEQSK; encoded by the coding sequence ATGAGAATATTTAAATCATCGAAAGAAGAAAACCAATGGATGTCAATCTCAGACTTGATGTCTGTACTTATGATGATCTTTCTTTTCATTTCTATCGTGTATATGAGAAGTGTGAATCTCGAAAAAAATAAAATAACTTCCATTGCCCAAACCTATGAAACCACACAGGTTGAAATCACGAACGATTTAAAAAAGGAATTTACAAAGAATCTGCAAATCTGGAATGCCGTATTGGATTCCTTAACGCTTTCCATCCGTTTTGAAAATCCCGAAATCTTATTTAAGGTCGGAAGTGCCGAGTTAAACGATCATTTCAAAAGTATTCTGGATAGTTTTTTTCCCCGATTCATACAGATTCTAACCGATCCCAAATACAAGAACGATATTGAAGAGATTCGTATAGAAGGCCACACGTCCAGCGAATGGGCCGGAGAATCCTCACCCTATCAAGCTTATTTCAACAACATGGAACTTTCACAGGACAGGACTCGCAAAGTATTAGAGTATATCCTTTCGCAGATAAAAGATGAACAACTACTCCACTGGACTAAAAGTAAACTTACCGCCAATGGTTTATCTTCCAGTCATCTAATCTATAATCCAAATCAAACAGAAAACAAAGAACGTTCCCGACGGGTTGAATTCAAAATAAAAACAAATGCAGAACAACAAATCATTAGAATTTTAGAGCAAAGCAAGTAA